TACTCTTCTGTCCAGCCTGTAGCCCTCTATCCACCTCTATGGGCTGGTCTTTCTCTCTACTCGCCTGTCCAGCCTGTAGCCCTCTATCCACCTCTATGTGGCGTTAGGACTCAGTCACATGTCTTGCCCATCCAACAAAGAAGACCAATCAACCAATCCAGGCTCTTTACAGGTGAAACCAGTATGTTGAAAGATGCTCATTAGGctgcatagctttcacctggtcagtcagttTTTcataggagaagagaggaggacagacttGAATAGTCAACTGATGGGAAAAGCCTGTGTATTTGACAGCTACAGTTTAATCTAATGAAAACACGTGGCCTCTTCATTCAGACCCTCCATTGGACAACCGGTGAGCAGCTATTCACTTCCTCCTATGATGTAGGGCAGCTATTCACCTCCTCCTATGATGTAGGGCAGCTATTCACCTCCTCCTATGATGTAGGGCAGCTATTCACCTCCTCCTATGATGTAGGGCAGCTATTCACCTCCTCCTATGATGTAGGGCAGCTATTCACCTCCTCCTATGATGTAGGGCAACTATTCACCTCCTCCTATGATGTAGGGCAGCTATTCACCTCCTCCTATGATGTAGGGCAGCTATTCACCTCCTCCTATGATGTAGGGCAGCTATTCACCTCCTCCTATGATGTAGGGCAGCTATTCACCTCCTCCTATGATGTAGGGCAACTATTCACCTCCTCCTATGATGTAGGGCAGCTATTCACCTCCTCCTATGATGTAACGCAGGCCTGGGCAGCTATTCACCTCCTCCTATGATGTAGGGCAGCTATTCACCTCCTCCTATGATGTAGGGCAGCTATTCACCTCCTCCTATGATGTAGGGCAGCTATTCACCTCCTCCTATGATGTAGGGCAGCTATTCACCTCCTCCTATGATGTAGGGCAGCTATTCACCTCCTCCTATGATGTAGGGCAACTATTCACCTCCTCCTATGATGTAGGGCAGCTATTCACCTCCTCCTATGATGTAACGCAGGCCTGGGCAGCTATTCACCTCCTCCTATGATGTAGGGCAGCTATTCACCTCCTCCTATGATGTAGGGCAGCTATTCACCTCCTCCTATGATGTAGGGCAGCTATTCACCTCCTCCTATGATGTAGGGCAGCTATTCACCTCCTCCTATGATGTAGGGCAGCTATTCACCTCCTCCTATGATGTAGTGCAACTATTCACCTCCTCCTATGATGTAGGGCAGCTATTCACCTCCTCCTATGATGTAGGGCAGCTATTCACTTCCTCCTATGATGTAGGGCAGGCCTGGGCAGCTATTCACTTCCTCCTATGATATAGGGCAGGCCTGGGCAGCTATTCACTTCCTCCTATGATGTAGGGCAGGTCTGGGCAGCTATtcacctgattggtgtcacacttcccCTCTCACATCCccagcaaacacagctgattaatcacattgcattctaaactgaagatcaggattaggtgattattggagtcaggtgtgtttgcTGGGACAAAAGTGCCCAGGCCTGGTGTATTTGCAAAGTAACCACCACGTTTAAGTCCAAGACAACATAAACTAAGCGGGTGGTTGAacctcttgtgtgtgtgtttagtttctTAGGATCTCCGTTAGCTGTTACACATTAAAATACATGGAGAGTACAGAACAGAtataaacaaaaacataaaatgaAATTAAAAATCTATTTTCTTCCAGAGGTTGGAGAGGGAATATGAAACAAGATGAAGATTGTACTGGTCGTGGCTCTCGTCCTGctgtttgtctgtgagtaaaacaggtcccataggactctggtcaaaaatatGATGCCCCCAGCTAACAACTAACGTTCCCACACCTTTAGAGATGGTTCCTCGTCCTGctgtttgtctgtgagtaaaaccggtcccataggactctggtcaaaaatatGATGCCCCCAGCTAACAACTAACGTTCCCACACCTTTAGAGATGGTTCCTCGTCCTGctgtttgtctgtgagtaaaacaaccagtcccataggactctggtcaaaaatatGATGCCCCCAGCTAACAACTAACGTTCCCACACCTTTAGAGATGGTTCCTCGTCCTGctgtttgtctgtgagtaaaacaggtcccataggactctggtcaaaaatacGATGCCcccagctaacaacaaatgttCCCACATCTTTAGAGATGGTTCCTCGTCCTGctgtttgtctgtgagtaaaacaaccggtcccataggactctggtcaaaaatacGATGCCcccagctaacaacaaatgttCCCACACCTTTAGAGATGGTTCCTCATCCCTTGTACATCTGAATAAAACAACAGGACCCATAGGAATCTGGTCCCCAAAAAATACGATGCCcccagctaacaacaaatgttCCCACACCTTTAGAGATGGTTCCTCATCCCTTGTACATCTGAATAAAACAACAGGACCCATAGGAATCTGGTCCCCAAAAAATACGATGCCcccagctaacaacaaatgttCCCACACCTTTAGAGATGGTTCCCTTACGTCTCATTAGGGCATGTTTACATAGGAATGTTCCAGTGATGTGCGAAAACTTTTTCCAAGATACAGTcccattcccttaatgtcaaacaGAACTCACCCAGAACGTGGTTACCATGGGAATGTTGCAAGAATGTTCCGGTGTCCAGTTTTTCTGAGGGTTAACATACCCAGAACGTGGTTACCATGGGAATGTTAACCCTCAGAAAAACTGGACACCGGAACATTCTGGCAACATTCCCATGGTAACCACGTTCTGGGTGAGTTCTGTTTGACATTAATGATGGAATCGGCGTTAGGGGGAAATGGCGCCGGTTGTTTTCGTTATTGTTGTAGCTGAGCAGAGGAGAATGATCATAGTGTGCGGTGTATATAATGGGCTTTTCTGTCATGCCTGCGATGAtgtcagagggggaggggggtagtTTGCAGTTAACGTCTTTGTCGTTGTAAAATATCACAAACGGACTTGGCAGTTTCATTTAATGAAGGATTCCAGCTTTTTAAGGGAATATTCTCCTAACTTTTACGATAAATAGTTTGTAGAAGTTgtcccatttttttttttctctctcccaggtttagaagaagtgactgctaaatgctaactcctgtccatataagctggtagcatagctagcatacagtAATCGGTGGTGGTAGTCAGTCGttttttaactgtaatgcagttgattgatGACGAAGAACTTGTATTGGGGGTTGACACCCATACAGGCATTAttctcatttttttttttttacctcaacatagtgtgaaatacacaaaCAATAGGCTAAAATGTAGGCTAATTTTGCTGAGGGGGCAAATGAGAAGCTCCTATGTCAAGCACCGGGAAAAGGACTCCCAACATCTCAAGTACTGACTTGCCtattttaaataaaggttatatatagAGAAAGTAAGGTATTTTCGTCTAGCTAGTTACTCGTAATTAGCTGGAAGGCGATCACTACAAGTGGTGCTGTGCAGACCAGTTTGTTGGATTTGTACGACCGCTCCTCGACGCTCAAGAAGTATAAACGCTTTGACTAATGCGGAAGGATGCACAGCCGTAAATACCGTACGGCCACCGCAGATGtttgggcggggggggggggggggggactagacGCTCTAACATCAAGGGAACGTTCCGGTTGACATCACAAACGGGTTCTTTCTACCAACAATTGTTAGCTGGGGCCTCAACAACGGATGCTTCCACACGTTGTGCACTAATGAACATGTCcccactaccctctgttgtgTCAATGTTAACCTTTCACCTTTCACCTCCCTCAGGGCTTCAGAATGCCCACAGGTCTGACGTCAACCAACAAGGAAGTGTTTGTGATCAGGTCAGTCTATAATGTACTGGGGGGGGGGAAACCATGATGCCTGCCGATCGTGTTTTGTGCATGTTGAAGATGGGGACCATTTTTGTAGATGGGTGAAATATTCATGACTGGGGAAGAGAAGTAACGTATCGTTCTGTTCCATTTCCAGGCTCTTCCTCTGTCGATTTCCAggctcctcttctcccctctctctgtctactcctgGCTGGTCTCTGGGATGGTTcaactcctcttctcccctctctcggTCTACTCCTGGCTGGTCTCTGTAATGGTTaaactcctcttctcctctctggccctcatcctctcctccctgtatTACACGGTCCTGCTCCTGCTGGCCGGGCCCTGCTGTATCGTCACCTTGTCTCTGGCTGTGCTAGTGTCCTGTCTCCGTGTAGTTATCTACATGGTTCACCTTGTGTTGGTGCTCTGTGCTCTGGCAGTGCTCGCCATCATGACTCCACACAAAATGGCTGATGTGAATGGACCCAAAATGGCTGATGTGAATGGACCCAAAATGGCTAATGTGAATGGACCCAAAATAGCTGATGTGAATGGACCCAAAATGGCTGATGTGAATGGACCCAAAATGGCTGATGTGAATGGACCCAAAATGGCTGATGTGAATGGACCCAAAATGGCTGATGTGAATGGACCCAAAATGGCCACTGGTACCACGGTTAATGACCAAACCTTCTACGACCAACTGAAACTGCAGCTCCAAGACTCggacagatctgggatcagtgtTGGGTCGTAAGGCTTCACAGGAAGGCTGAGGGCATCGTGTTGAGTCTGAAATACAGTTGAtcagtgtttttatttgttgtaTTTGTTAAAGAATAAATTCCCTTCCCTGCTTCATGATTGTGTTGGCATATCCCTTCCTTTATCCTGTTTGGTTAACTTGAGTCTCCCTCATATCCCTTCCTTTATCCTGTTTGGTTAACTTGAGTCTCCCTCATATCCCTTCCTTTATCCTGTTTGGTCAACTTGAGTCTCCCTCATATCCCTTCCTTTATCCTTTATCCTGTTTGGTCAACTTGAGTCTCCCTCATATCCCTTCCTTTATCCTGTTTGGTCAACTTGAGTCTCCCTCATATCCCTTCCTTTATCCTTCATCCTGTTTGGTCAACTTGAGTCTCCCTCATATCCCTTCCTTTATCCTGTTTGGTCAACTTGAGTCTCCCTCATATCCCTTCCTTTATCCTGTTTGGTCAACTTGAGTCTCCCTCATATCCCTTCCTTTAGTCTGTTTGGTCAACTTGAGTCTCCCTCATATCCCTTCCTTTATCCTTCATCCTGTTTGGTCAACTTGAGTCTCCCTCATATCCCTTCCTTTATCCTTCATCCTGTTTGGTCAACTTGAGTCCCCCCTCATATCCCTTCCTTTATCCTGTTTGGTCAACTTGAGTCCCCATCATATCCCTTCCTTTATCCTGTTTGGTCAACTTGAGTCCTCCCTCATATCCCTTCCTTTATCCTGTTTGGTCAACTTGAGTCCCCCTCATATCCCTTCCTTTATCCTGTTTGGTCAACTTGAGTCCCTCCTCATATCCCTTCCTTTAGTCTGTTTGGTCAACTTGAGTCTCCCTCATATCACTTCCTTTATCCTGTTTGGTCAACTTGAGTCCCTCCTCATATCCCTTCCTTTAGTCTGTTTGGTCAACTTGAGTCTCCCTCATATCACTTCCTTTATCCTTCATCCTGTTTGGTCAACTTGAGTCTCCCTCATATCCCTTCCTTTATCCTGTTTGGTCAACTTGAGTCCCTCCTCATATCCCTTCCTTTAGTCTGTTTGGTCAACTTGAGTCTCCCTCATATCACTTCCTTTATCCTGTTTGGTCAACTTGAGTCCCTCCTCATATCCCTTCCTTTAGTCTGTTTGGTCAACTTGAGTCTCCCTCATATCCCTTCCTTTATCCTGTTTGGTCAACTTGAGTCCTCCCTCATATCCCTTCCTTTATCCTGTTTGGTCAACTTGAGTCCTCCCTCATATCCCTTCCTTTATCCTGTTTGGTCAACTTGAGTCCTCCCTCATATCCCTTCCTTTATCCTGTTTGGTCAACTTGAGTCTCCCTCATTTAGTAGAGTGAATGTGTTTTAAACTATGGTTTAGGATTGTGACGTTTACACCTGGAGGAGAGAAACTGAGATGTTTGATTGATGTGAGCTGACTGAGACCCCAAAATACTGGAAGACACAGGCTACTTAGACtattctctcctcattcttcaCCCCCATCCAATTATCTCTGTTCTTACTCTGTAGAGAGATATTATCTCTGTTCTTACTCCTCTGTAGAAAGAGATACCACAAGCCCTCCTGGGTTCATCTGCACCCGGTGTTGTTTAAACCCGACTTAGTTTCCCAGACGCCccggcttagtttcccagatgcccCGGCTTAGTTTCCCAGACGCCCGGCTTAGTTTCCCAGACGCCCGGCTTAGTTTCCCAGACGCCCGGCTTAGTTTCCCAGACGCCCGGCTCAGTTTCCCAGACGCCCCGGCTCAGTTTCCCAGACGCCCCGGCTCAGTTTCCCAGACGCCCCGGCTTAGTTTCCCAGACGCCCCGGCTTAGTTTCCCAGACGCCCGGCTTAGTTTCCCAGACGCCCCGGCTCAGTTTCCCAGACGCCCCGGCTCAGTTTCCCAGACGCCCCGACTTAGTTTCCCAGACGCCCGGCTCAGTTTCCCAGACGCCCCGACTTAGTTTCCCAGACGCCCCGACTTAGTTTCCCAGACGCCCCGGCTCAGTTTCCCAGACGCCCCGGCTCAGTTTCCCAGACGCCCCGGTTCAGTTTCCCAGACGCCCCGGCTCAGTTTCCCAGACGCCCCGGCTCAGTTTCCCAGACGCCCCGGCTCAGTTTCCCAGACGCCCCGGCTCAGTTTCCCAGACGCCCCGGCACAGTTTCCCAGACGCCCCGGCTCAGTTTCCCAGACGCCCCGGCTCAGTTTCCCCAGATATCAGGATGAATTAGAGACAATAAGGGATCGTTCTACTCTTCCAGGCTATCTCTATCTCGGGTCAACCGCATCACATCGTATCTATGGAACGCCAGCTGTAGGTTTTTTTATCAccatcatcatgaatcaattgTCAGCTCCGGAGGCCCAACTCAGTCCCATGGACTCTGATCAGAGTATTCGTCAAAGCTATTTGATGCATAAACCAGTAGTAAAACAATCTTGTTATTTTTCTCTCACAAGATGGAAACCACTCGTCAGTAAAAGGTACacgacagccctcttggagttttgccaaaaggcacctaaaggactctcagaccatgagaaataagattctctggtctgataaaatccagattgaactatttggcctgaatgccaagcgtcacgtcaggaggaaacctggctccatccctatggtgaagcatggtggtggcagcatcatgctgtggggatatttttcagggactgggagactagtcaggattgagggaaagatgaatggagcaaagtacagaggtccttgatgaaaacctgctccagagcgctcaggacctcagactggggcgaaggttcaccttccaacaggacaatgaccctaagcacacagccaagacaatacaggagtggcttcaggacaagtctcaatgtccttgagtggcccagccagagcccgaacttgaacccgatcgaacatctctggagagacctgaaaatagctgtgcagcatcactccccatccaacctgacagagcttgagaggatctgcagagaagaatgggagaaactccccaaatacaggtgtgccaagcttgtagctcattacccaagaagactagaggctgtaatcactgccaaaggtgcttcaacaaagtactgagtgaagggtctgaatacttatgtaaatgtgttatttcatttttgtttatttgatacatttgcaaaaatttctaaacctgtttttgctttgtcattatggtcagtggtgggaaaagtactctaTTGTCataaagtaaagatgccttaatagaaaatgactaaagttgaaagtcatccagtaaacttgagtaaaagtatttggttttaaagatacttaagtatcaaaaataaaagtataaatcatttctaaTTCCTTTATATTAAGGAAACcagataagtgtgtgaattggaccattttcctgtcctgcgaaccattcaaaatataacgagttgttttggttgtcagggaaaactgtatggagtaaaaagtacattattttctttaggaaagtagtgaagtaaaagtcgtcaagaatataaatagtaaagtaaagatacccccaaaaaactactcaAGTACTTTATTTATGCTGAaggactttacaccactgattatGGTCAAATGGTGTGGTTGAGTCATGGTTAAATTACTCATTAAGGATCAGGTTAAATGGTGGCGACACCAGGACTCATTAAGGATCAGGTTAAATGGTGGAGACACCAGGACTCATTAAGGATCAGGTTAAATGGTGGAGACACCAGAACTCATTAAGGATCAGGTCAGGACTCATTAAGGATCAGGTTAAATGGTGTTGACACCAGGACTCATTAAGGATCAGGTCAGGACTCATTAAGGATCAGGTTAAATGGTGTTGACACCAGGACTCATTAAGGATCAGGTCAAATGGTGGAGACACCAGGACTCATTAAGGATCAGGTTAAATGGTGGAGACACCAGGACTCATTAAGGATCAGGTCAAATGGTGGGGACACCAGGACTCATTAAGGATCAGGTTAAATGGTGGAGACACCAGGACTCATTAAGGATCAGGTCAGGACTCATTAAGGATCAGGTTAAATGGTGGAGACACCAGGACTCATTAAGGATCAGGTAAAATGGTGGAGGCACCAGGACTCATTAAGGATCAGGTCAAATGGTGGAGACACCAGAACTCATTAAGGATCAGGTTAAATGGTGGAGACACCAGGACTCATTAAGGATCAGGTCAAATGGTGGAGACACCAGAACTCATTAAGGATCAGGTTAAATGGTGGAGACACCAGGACTCATTAAGGATCAGGTCAAATGGTGGAGACACCAGGACTCATTAAGGATCAGGTTAAATGGTGGAGACACCAGGACTCATTAAGGATCAGGTCAGGACTCATTAAGGATCAGGTCAAATGGTGGAGACACCAGGACTCATTAAGGATCAGGTCAAATGGTGTTGACACCAGGCCTCATTAAGGATCAGGTTAAATGGTGTTGACACCAGGACTCATTAAGGATCAGGTTAAATGGTGTTGACACCAGGACTCATTAAGGATCATGTTAAATGGTGGAGACACCAGAACTCATTAAGGATCAGGTCAGGACTCATTAAGGATCAGGTCAAATGGTGGAAACACCAGGACTCATTAAGGATCAGGTCAGGACTCATTAAGGATCAGGTCAAATGGTGTTGACACCAGGACTCATTAAGGATCACGTTAAATGGTGGAGACACCAGGACTCATTAAGGATCAGGTCAGGACTCATTAAGGATCAGGTTAAATGGTGGAGACACCAGGACTCATTAAGGATCAGGTTAAATGGTGGAGACACCAGGACTCATTAAGGATCAGGTCAAATGGTGGAGACACCAGGACTCATTAAGGATCAGGTTAAATGGTGGAGACATCAGGACTCATTAAGGATCAGGTCAGGACTCATTAAGGATCAGGTTAAATGGTGGAGACACCAGGACTCATTAAGGATCAGGTCAAATGGACTCGTTAAGGATCAGGTCAAATGGACTCGTTAAGGATCTGGTCAAATGGTGGAGACACCAGAACTCATTAAGGATCAGGTCAGGACTCGTTAAGGATCAGGTCAAATGGTGGAGACACCAGGACTCATTAAGGATCAGGTCAGGACTCATTAAGGATCAGGTTAAATGGTGGAGACACCAGGACTCATTAAGGATCAGGTCAAATGGACTCGTTAAGGATCAGGTCAAATGGACTCGTTAAGGATCTGGTCAAATGGTGGAGACACCAGAACTCATTAAGGATCAGGTCAGGACTCGTTAAGGATCAGGTCAAATGGTGGAGACACCAGGACTCATTAAGGATCAGGTCAGGACTCATTAAGGATCAGGTTAAATGGTGGAGACACCAGGACTCATTAAGGATCAGGTCAAATGGTGGAGACACCAGGACTCATTAAGGATCAGGTCAGGACTCATTAAGGATCAGGTCAGGACTCATTAAGGATCAGGTTAAATGGTGGAGACACCAGGACTCATTAAGGATCAGGTCAAATGGTGGAGACACCAGGACTCATTAAGGATCAGGTCAGGACTCATTATTGATCAGGTCAGGACTCATTAAGGATCAGGTTAAATGGTGGAGACACCAGAACTCATTAAGGATCAGGTCAGGACTCATTAAGGATCAGGTCAAATGGTGAAGACACCAGGACTCATTAAGGATCAGGTTAAATGGTGGAGACACCAGGACTCATTAAGGATCAGGTCAAATGGTGGAGACACCAGGACTCATTAAGGATCAGGTCAGGACTCATTAAGGATCAGGTTAAATGGTGGAGACACCAGGACTCATTAAGGATCAGGTCAGGACTTATTAAGGATCAGGTCAGGACTCATTATTGATCAGGTCAGGACTCATTAAGGATCAGGTTAAATGGTGGAGACACCAGGACTCATTAAGGATCAGGTTAAATGGTGGAGACACCAGGACTCATTAAGGATCAGGTCAGGACTCATTATTGATCAGGTCAGGACTCATTAAGGATCAGGTTAAATGGTGGAGACACCAGGACTCATTAAGGATCAGGTCAAATGGACTCATTAAGGATCAGGTCAAATGGACTCATTAAGGATCAGGTCAAATGGACTCGTTAAGGATCAGGTCAAATGGACTCGTTAAGGATCAGGTCAAATGGACTCGTTAAGGATCAGGTCAAATGGACTCGTTAAGGATCAGGTCAAATGGACTCGTTAAGGATCAGGTCAAATGGACTCGTTAAGGATCAGGTCAAATGGACTCGTTAAGGATCAGGTCAAATGGACTCGTTAAGGATCAGGTCAAATGGACTCGTGTACATTCATTGTTATTTCAAAAGGGGGAAAaggcaaggtgtgtgtgtgtgtgtgtgtgtgtgtgtgtgtgtgtgtgtgtgtgtgtgtgtgtgatataggcAGGGGCTGAGTGAGTCTGGATCATAGAGCTGTATTAGAGTCCTAATTAGCATAAAGACGAGAGCCACTCAAGCAGAGAATTAAAAGACCTTAATGTCCTGTCaactctcccctccccccctccctccctccctccctccatccctccctttctcccttatACCAttagtctttctctccctccctcccgccctcactcactcactcactcactcactcactcactcactcactcactcactcactcactcactcccttcctcccttcgtC
This genomic interval from Salvelinus alpinus chromosome 6, SLU_Salpinus.1, whole genome shotgun sequence contains the following:
- the LOC139577900 gene encoding uncharacterized protein; this encodes MKIVLVVALVLLFVWLQNAHRSDVNQQGSVCDQALPLSISRLLFSPLSVYSWLVSGMVQLLFSPLSVYSWLVSVMVKLLFSSLALILSSLYYTVLLLLAGPCCIVTLSLAVLVSCLRVVIYMVHLVLVLCALAVLAIMTPHKMADVNGPKMADVNGPKMANVNGPKIADVNGPKMADVNGPKMADVNGPKMADVNGPKMADVNGPKMATGTTVNDQTFYDQLKLQLQDSDRSGISVGS